A window of Dehalococcoidia bacterium genomic DNA:
CGTGACGCCCTTGTACGCCCAAGTGGCCGCCGCCTTCTTCTCGTCCACCGTCATCTTGCAGACCGGGTCAATGGCCGCCATAGGTCATCCTCCTTCGTGACGTATTTCCTTCAGCCTGTCAGGGGCTGAGACGGAACAGATTCCTCTCAGGGCGCGCGCCCTCAGTCGAAGAGTCCAGCCCA
This region includes:
- a CDS encoding YHS domain-containing protein, whose translation is MAAIDPVCKMTVDEKKAAATWAYKGVTYYFCAPECKKAFEKDPEKYMKGA